Proteins encoded together in one Neobacillus sp. FSL H8-0543 window:
- a CDS encoding YicC/YloC family endoribonuclease yields MVISMTGFGRSRVESVAFSVNVEVKTVNHRFCEVNIRMPRQLLKLEDKIKKKINQQLRRGRVEVFITIEGEGRITRKVRVDWKLIEEYHLFIEQARKKYNIEGKVTLQDLLNRSEFIHIEESDDGNEELESLILTATEKAVLLLKQMRMAEGEELKKDLLTSILQVEININELQKYAPQVVSSYKERLQKRMQEFVNGQIDESKILTEVAIFADKVDINEEITRLKSHIQQFLKTIEEQEPVGRKLDFLIQEMNRETNTIGSKANDSNIAKKVVDIKSLLEKLKEQVQNIE; encoded by the coding sequence ATGGTTATTAGTATGACAGGATTTGGAAGAAGTAGGGTGGAGTCAGTAGCCTTTTCAGTGAATGTTGAAGTGAAAACGGTCAACCATCGTTTTTGTGAAGTGAATATTCGGATGCCAAGACAGCTATTAAAGCTTGAAGATAAAATAAAGAAAAAAATAAATCAGCAGCTGCGCCGCGGCAGGGTAGAAGTCTTCATAACAATTGAAGGAGAAGGAAGGATTACTCGCAAAGTCCGCGTCGATTGGAAGCTTATTGAAGAATATCATCTGTTCATCGAGCAAGCGCGCAAAAAATATAATATTGAAGGGAAAGTAACACTTCAGGATTTACTTAATCGGAGCGAATTTATACATATTGAAGAAAGCGATGACGGTAATGAAGAGCTTGAAAGCTTAATCTTGACGGCAACTGAGAAAGCTGTGCTGCTTCTAAAACAAATGCGAATGGCTGAAGGAGAAGAATTAAAAAAGGATTTACTCACTTCTATTTTGCAAGTCGAAATAAATATTAATGAACTTCAAAAATATGCTCCCCAAGTTGTTTCTTCGTATAAAGAACGATTACAAAAGAGGATGCAAGAGTTTGTTAATGGTCAAATTGATGAATCAAAGATTTTAACAGAAGTTGCTATATTTGCAGATAAAGTCGATATTAATGAAGAAATAACTAGGTTGAAGAGTCATATTCAGCAATTTTTAAAGACAATCGAAGAGCAAGAACCTGTCGGTCGGAAGCTTGATTTTCTCATCCAGGAGATGAACAGAGAAACAAATACGATTGGTTCAAAAGCAAATGATTCGAATATTGCTAAAAAAGTTGTCGATATAAAAAGTTTGCTGGAAAAATTGAAGGAACAGGTTCAAAATATTGAATAG
- a CDS encoding DUF370 domain-containing protein: MIKLINIGFGNIVSANRIISIVSPESAPIKRIIQDARDRGSLIDATYGRRTRAVIVMDSDHVILSAVQPETVANRLSDHDEIIDEG, encoded by the coding sequence GTGATAAAATTAATTAATATCGGATTTGGAAATATCGTATCTGCCAATCGGATTATTTCAATTGTTAGCCCTGAATCTGCTCCAATAAAAAGGATTATTCAAGATGCACGAGATCGAGGATCATTAATTGATGCAACTTACGGCAGAAGAACAAGGGCTGTAATTGTCATGGATAGTGACCATGTCATTTTATCGGCTGTTCAACCAGAAACAGTTGCTAATCGATTATCTGATCATGATGAAATTATTGATGAAGGGTAG
- the gmk gene encoding guanylate kinase: MQEKGLLIVLSGPSGVGKGTVRKEIFSHPDTAFEYSISMTTRAPRPGEVDGVDYFFKSREEFEELLDQDKLLEHAEFVGNYYGTPVDYVRDTLDAGKDVFLEIEVKGARQVREKFPEGLFIFLMPPSLSELKNRIVTRGTETEELINNRLLSAREEIEMMELYDYVVENNKVELACERVKAIVMAEHCRRERVEHRYKKLLEVE; this comes from the coding sequence ATGCAGGAAAAAGGATTACTTATCGTACTCTCCGGACCATCAGGTGTTGGTAAAGGTACGGTTCGAAAAGAAATATTCTCCCATCCAGATACAGCCTTTGAATATTCCATCTCAATGACAACCCGCGCGCCTCGTCCTGGTGAAGTTGATGGGGTTGATTATTTTTTTAAGTCCCGGGAAGAGTTTGAAGAATTGCTCGATCAGGATAAACTTTTGGAACATGCTGAATTTGTTGGAAATTATTATGGAACACCTGTTGATTATGTTCGTGATACCTTGGATGCTGGAAAAGATGTTTTTCTTGAGATTGAAGTAAAGGGTGCCCGTCAGGTTCGGGAGAAATTTCCAGAGGGTTTATTTATCTTTTTAATGCCCCCAAGCCTTTCCGAATTGAAAAATCGAATTGTGACAAGAGGAACCGAAACAGAAGAATTAATTAACAACCGGCTGCTATCTGCACGTGAGGAAATTGAAATGATGGAATTATATGATTATGTTGTTGAAAATAATAAAGTAGAGTTAGCCTGTGAGCGTGTGAAAGCAATTGTAATGGCTGAACATTGCCGCAGGGAACGTGTGGAACATCGATATAAAAAATTGCTGGAGGTTGAATAA
- the rpoZ gene encoding DNA-directed RNA polymerase subunit omega, with protein sequence MLYPSIDSLLNKIDSKYSLVSVAAKRARSMQQSRDERLPKYVSYKFVGKALEEIYSGELTYRIAKKSAE encoded by the coding sequence ATGTTGTATCCTTCTATAGATTCATTGCTTAATAAAATTGATTCAAAATACTCGCTTGTTTCCGTTGCAGCAAAACGTGCCCGTTCAATGCAACAAAGCCGTGATGAAAGATTACCGAAGTATGTTTCATACAAATTTGTAGGGAAAGCTCTTGAAGAAATCTACAGTGGAGAGCTAACATATCGAATCGCCAAGAAATCTGCTGAATAA
- the coaBC gene encoding bifunctional phosphopantothenoylcysteine decarboxylase/phosphopantothenate--cysteine ligase CoaBC has protein sequence MTMKKRILLCVTGGIAVYKAAALTSKLVQAGFEVKVIMSDAAAKFVSPLTFQALSRNEVYIDTFEEKNPNVIAHIDLADWPDLIVVAPATANTIAKLANGIADNMITTTLLAATAPVWIAPAMNVHMYDHPAVKKNISILAGYGYQFIEPSEGYLACGYIGKGRLEEPEKIVQLINDRFLQKDILKLKGKTVVITAGPTREKIDPVRFISNHSTGKMGYALAEAAKKEGAKVVLISGPVNLTAPSGLQLVKVESAEDMYLEVFKYADAADVVIKTAAVADYRPKITYDYKMKKQTGNAILELERTKDILLELGKMKKNHVLVGFAAETDNVEEYAKKKLQAKNTDMIVANNVTAEGAGFGSDTNIVTIYKRVGPKIELPLLSKREVAQRIIDEIAVSLKDLEPNEDR, from the coding sequence ATGACAATGAAAAAAAGAATATTATTATGTGTAACAGGTGGAATCGCTGTATACAAAGCAGCGGCCTTAACCAGTAAACTAGTTCAGGCTGGATTTGAAGTGAAGGTTATTATGAGTGACGCTGCAGCAAAATTTGTTTCCCCGTTAACCTTTCAGGCATTGTCCCGCAATGAAGTTTACATAGATACGTTTGAAGAAAAAAATCCTAATGTAATTGCACACATTGATCTTGCTGATTGGCCAGATCTTATTGTCGTTGCGCCAGCGACAGCAAATACAATTGCTAAACTAGCAAACGGAATAGCTGATAACATGATTACAACAACATTATTGGCAGCGACAGCTCCCGTTTGGATTGCACCGGCAATGAATGTTCATATGTATGATCATCCAGCAGTGAAAAAGAATATATCGATCTTAGCCGGATATGGTTATCAATTTATCGAACCGAGTGAAGGGTACCTTGCATGCGGGTATATTGGCAAAGGTCGACTAGAGGAGCCAGAGAAAATCGTCCAGTTAATCAATGACCGCTTCTTACAGAAAGATATTTTAAAGCTTAAAGGGAAAACGGTAGTTATTACTGCGGGCCCAACGAGAGAAAAAATCGACCCTGTTCGGTTTATCTCAAATCATTCCACAGGCAAAATGGGATATGCCCTTGCAGAAGCTGCAAAAAAAGAAGGGGCAAAGGTCGTGTTAATATCTGGACCTGTTAATCTAACCGCGCCATCTGGTTTACAATTAGTTAAGGTAGAGAGTGCAGAAGACATGTATCTAGAGGTTTTTAAATACGCAGATGCTGCTGATGTCGTCATTAAAACAGCTGCGGTTGCTGATTACCGTCCAAAAATAACCTATGACTATAAAATGAAGAAGCAGACCGGGAATGCCATTCTTGAACTTGAACGAACGAAAGATATATTGCTTGAATTAGGAAAAATGAAGAAAAATCATGTGCTTGTTGGCTTTGCAGCTGAGACAGACAATGTTGAAGAATACGCAAAGAAAAAGTTACAGGCTAAAAACACCGATATGATTGTTGCCAATAATGTAACTGCTGAAGGAGCGGGCTTTGGATCAGATACCAATATCGTTACGATTTATAAACGTGTTGGGCCAAAAATTGAGCTTCCATTGCTGTCTAAAAGGGAAGTTGCCCAAAGAATAATTGATGAAATAGCAGTGTCGCTGAAGGATTTGGAACCAAATGAAGATCGCTAG
- the priA gene encoding primosomal protein N' has protein sequence MKIASVIVDVPAKHTDKTFDYLIPEEWTDTIQPGMRVIVPFGPRKIQGFITGIKSESAFEKLREIIEPMDLEPVLNKEQLKLAAWLTDTTLCFKIFALQVMLPAALKAKYDKKVKLAQGINKENLPVKLHEFFKNEQFFSWEDALKNGLVPILQREAAKGHLEIIYEVKERLKKKYIKFVQPLVAEAELEVVINKLPKRAEKQKEVLSYFVQHPDAVEMRILLKDLNISAATVKALVEKRLLTEQDQEVYRDPYQNRVFERTLPLPLTNDQQTVIKPILNTIENNLHEVFLLYGVTGSGKTEIYLQSIQEVIEKGQEAIVLVPEIALTPQMVNRFKGRFGNLVAVLHSGLSAGEKYDEWRKIQRNEVSVVVGARSAIFAPFENLGIIIIDEEHETSYKQEDMPRYHARDVAIERAKNYNCPVVLGSATPSLESFARAQKSVYQILTLPRRMNQQALPAVEIIDMREELRDGNRSMFSRKLFEMLKGRIERKEQTVLFLNKRGHSSFVMCRDCGYVMNCPNCDISLTYHRVNEQMKCHYCSFEAPVPKSCPECNSEYIRYFGTGTQKVEDELGKILPEARIIRMDVDTTGRKGSHERLLKDFQDGKADILLGTQMIAKGLDFPNITLVGVLSADTMLHLPDFRSSEKTFQLLTQVSGRAGRHELPGEVVIQTYTPEHYSIELAGKQDFDRFYHREMMARKMHSYPPFYYLSLITVSHEELITVISATEKIAAFVRSRISNRAVVLGPSASPIPRINNRYRYQCLIKYKREPELYPTLKTILDQYQPNAKSGLLVSIDVNPFILM, from the coding sequence ATGAAGATCGCTAGCGTAATTGTTGATGTACCAGCTAAACATACAGACAAGACGTTTGACTATCTGATTCCTGAAGAGTGGACGGATACGATTCAGCCAGGGATGAGAGTGATTGTCCCATTTGGACCTAGAAAGATTCAAGGTTTTATTACCGGGATTAAGTCAGAATCTGCTTTTGAAAAACTTCGTGAGATTATTGAACCAATGGACCTTGAGCCAGTCCTTAATAAGGAACAACTAAAGCTAGCTGCTTGGTTGACTGATACGACACTCTGTTTTAAAATTTTTGCTCTTCAGGTTATGCTTCCAGCAGCATTGAAAGCGAAATACGATAAGAAAGTCAAACTTGCTCAAGGAATAAATAAAGAGAATTTACCGGTAAAGCTACATGAATTTTTCAAAAACGAACAATTTTTTTCATGGGAGGATGCTTTAAAGAATGGGTTAGTTCCTATCCTCCAACGAGAAGCGGCTAAAGGTCATCTTGAGATTATTTATGAAGTAAAGGAAAGACTCAAAAAAAAGTATATAAAATTTGTTCAACCCCTTGTAGCAGAAGCAGAATTGGAAGTTGTGATAAATAAACTACCCAAAAGAGCAGAAAAACAGAAGGAAGTATTAAGTTATTTTGTTCAACATCCTGATGCGGTTGAAATGAGAATACTATTAAAAGACTTAAATATTTCTGCCGCTACAGTAAAAGCTCTAGTTGAAAAAAGACTATTAACGGAACAGGATCAGGAGGTTTACCGAGACCCCTATCAAAATAGAGTGTTTGAACGTACGTTGCCATTACCATTAACGAATGATCAGCAAACAGTTATCAAACCAATTTTAAATACAATTGAAAATAACCTTCATGAGGTATTCCTGCTTTATGGGGTAACAGGAAGCGGCAAGACAGAAATTTATCTGCAATCGATTCAAGAGGTTATTGAAAAGGGACAGGAAGCGATTGTTCTAGTTCCTGAAATTGCCCTTACACCGCAGATGGTAAATCGTTTTAAAGGCAGATTTGGAAACCTGGTGGCTGTTTTACACAGTGGGCTTTCAGCGGGTGAAAAATATGATGAATGGAGAAAGATTCAACGCAATGAGGTTAGTGTTGTTGTAGGAGCACGATCAGCGATTTTTGCTCCGTTTGAAAATCTTGGAATTATCATCATTGATGAAGAACATGAAACAAGCTATAAGCAAGAAGATATGCCGAGGTACCATGCAAGGGATGTTGCCATCGAACGAGCTAAAAATTATAACTGTCCTGTTGTACTCGGCAGTGCAACCCCATCGCTTGAATCATTTGCCAGGGCTCAAAAAAGCGTCTATCAGATACTGACTCTTCCAAGGCGAATGAACCAGCAGGCACTTCCAGCGGTTGAAATTATCGATATGCGTGAAGAGCTACGTGATGGAAATCGTTCCATGTTTTCTAGAAAGCTTTTTGAAATGCTTAAAGGAAGAATCGAGAGAAAAGAGCAGACAGTCTTATTTTTAAATAAACGTGGTCACTCTTCGTTCGTCATGTGTAGGGATTGCGGCTATGTCATGAATTGTCCTAATTGTGATATTTCCTTAACCTACCACCGTGTAAATGAACAAATGAAGTGTCATTATTGCAGTTTTGAAGCACCTGTTCCCAAAAGTTGTCCAGAATGTAATAGTGAATATATCCGTTATTTTGGAACGGGAACGCAAAAGGTAGAGGATGAACTGGGTAAGATCCTTCCTGAGGCAAGGATCATTCGTATGGATGTAGATACAACCGGCAGAAAGGGTTCGCATGAAAGACTATTAAAGGATTTTCAAGATGGAAAGGCAGATATACTTTTAGGGACGCAAATGATAGCGAAAGGTCTTGATTTTCCAAATATCACGCTAGTGGGAGTTCTCTCTGCAGATACCATGCTCCATTTACCTGATTTCCGTTCTTCTGAGAAAACCTTTCAGCTGTTAACCCAGGTGAGCGGCAGAGCAGGGCGCCACGAATTACCGGGAGAGGTCGTCATCCAAACCTATACTCCTGAGCATTACAGTATAGAACTGGCCGGAAAACAAGATTTTGACCGCTTTTACCATAGAGAAATGATGGCTCGGAAAATGCATAGTTATCCGCCGTTTTATTATTTATCCTTAATTACTGTTAGCCACGAGGAGTTAATAACTGTAATTTCTGCAACTGAGAAAATTGCAGCCTTTGTTCGTTCACGTATTTCTAACCGTGCTGTAGTCCTTGGACCATCAGCATCGCCTATTCCGCGAATTAACAATAGATATCGCTATCAATGTTTAATCAAATATAAGCGTGAACCAGAGCTATACCCAACGTTAAAGACCATACTAGATCAATACCAGCCAAATGCAAAAAGCGGATTGCTGGTATCCATCGACGTTAACCCCTTTATTTTAATGTAA
- the def gene encoding peptide deformylase — protein sequence MAIKKIITYPAEVLEKQCKPVQKFDKKLGKLLDDMYDTMIEHDGVGLAAPQIGLEERIAIVDIDNELGTIEMINPRIIETSGEQNGPEGCLSFPDLFGEVTRPNYVKIEAFDRKGRKYILEAEEFLARAIQHEIDHLDGILFTTKVTRYLEVDELKGVESE from the coding sequence TTGGCAATAAAAAAGATTATTACTTACCCGGCAGAAGTTCTCGAAAAACAGTGTAAGCCGGTTCAGAAGTTTGACAAAAAGCTTGGGAAATTGCTCGATGATATGTATGATACGATGATTGAACATGATGGTGTTGGACTAGCAGCACCTCAAATCGGACTTGAAGAGAGAATTGCTATTGTCGATATCGATAATGAATTAGGGACCATTGAAATGATTAATCCAAGAATAATTGAGACCTCTGGAGAACAAAATGGCCCAGAAGGATGCTTAAGTTTTCCTGACCTTTTTGGAGAGGTCACAAGACCTAATTATGTGAAGATTGAGGCCTTCGACCGAAAAGGAAGAAAGTATATACTTGAAGCAGAGGAATTCCTAGCAAGGGCAATTCAACACGAAATAGACCATTTAGACGGGATATTATTCACAACAAAGGTAACCCGCTATCTCGAGGTAGATGAGTTAAAAGGAGTAGAAAGTGAATGA
- the fmt gene encoding methionyl-tRNA formyltransferase, producing MTKVIFMGTPDFSVKVLQKIINDGYEVIGVVTQPDRPVGRKRVLTPPPVKAEAMKHGIPVYQPEKIRQQEEYEKIISLEPDLIITAAFGQILPKELLDAPAHGCINVHASLLPELRGGAPIHYAIIQGKKKTGITIMYMVEKLDAGDILTQVEVPITEDDNVGTLHNKLSEAGATLLSETLPRLLDGQITPIPQNNDDATFAFNIKREQEKIDWSKSGEEIYNHVRGLNPWPVAFTLLDGQVLKVWKTEKVSGITRQEPGTILKSETDGITVSTGNETSIMITELQPAGKTRMKSDVFFRGAGSKLIIGSKLGE from the coding sequence ATGACCAAAGTTATTTTTATGGGTACACCTGATTTTTCAGTAAAAGTGCTTCAAAAGATTATAAATGACGGTTATGAAGTGATTGGTGTTGTAACCCAGCCAGACCGTCCAGTGGGAAGAAAAAGAGTATTAACTCCTCCCCCTGTAAAGGCAGAAGCAATGAAACACGGAATTCCTGTCTATCAGCCTGAGAAAATACGTCAGCAAGAAGAATACGAAAAGATTATCAGCTTAGAACCGGACTTAATTATTACAGCAGCATTTGGGCAAATCTTACCGAAGGAATTGTTAGATGCCCCGGCACACGGCTGTATTAACGTCCATGCCTCTCTCCTTCCTGAACTCCGCGGGGGTGCACCTATTCATTATGCAATCATCCAAGGAAAGAAGAAAACAGGAATTACGATTATGTACATGGTTGAAAAATTAGATGCTGGAGACATTTTAACACAGGTTGAAGTTCCTATCACTGAGGATGACAATGTCGGTACACTGCATAATAAGCTAAGCGAGGCAGGAGCGACTTTGCTTTCAGAAACACTGCCCCGTTTACTTGATGGGCAGATCACACCCATTCCCCAAAATAATGATGATGCAACCTTTGCTTTTAATATAAAGCGTGAGCAGGAGAAGATTGATTGGTCAAAGTCTGGGGAAGAAATCTATAACCATGTCCGCGGTTTAAATCCCTGGCCGGTTGCTTTTACACTGCTTGATGGACAGGTATTAAAAGTTTGGAAGACTGAAAAGGTATCTGGGATAACGAGGCAAGAGCCAGGTACTATCTTAAAAAGTGAAACGGATGGAATAACAGTAAGTACTGGAAACGAAACATCAATAATGATTACAGAGCTGCAGCCAGCTGGGAAAACAAGAATGAAGAGTGACGTATTCTTCAGGGGAGCCGGTTCGAAACTAATAATAGGCAGCAAATTAGGAGAATAA
- the rsmB gene encoding 16S rRNA (cytosine(967)-C(5))-methyltransferase RsmB, translating into MTSTRKNVRETAMDLLTAIEKNQSYSNLLLNKTIEKNQLPQKDIGLLTELTYGTLQRRMALDFFLQPFIKSNKKLENWVLHLLRLTLYQMVYLDKIPDRAAIFEAVEIAKKRGHKGISGMVNGVLRSIQRQGLPSLAEVADSIERLSIETSHPKWLVERWVNQFGFEKTKEMCEVNLTVPMQTARVNRTKTTRADCISLLIDEGYQIEESSVIPDSIRALKGNLASSKAFKDGLLSIQDESSMLAAYALGAKEDEIVLDACAAPGGKSTHIAERMGNSGEVVSLDLHEHKVKLINDNSKRLGLDNIKTIVMDSRQVGEHFEEESFDRVLLDAPCTGLGVMRRKPDMKYTKKEQDIFQLSSIQQNLLKSVSALVKKGGVLVYSTCTVDKEENENTVKVFLENNPHFEEDDTFKNRMPEAIQPLITGGFLQIFPQDFGSDGFFIACLRKKV; encoded by the coding sequence ATGACTTCAACTAGGAAAAATGTGCGTGAAACGGCAATGGATCTTCTCACTGCTATTGAAAAAAACCAATCATACAGTAATTTGCTGTTAAACAAAACGATTGAAAAAAACCAGCTGCCCCAAAAGGATATTGGTTTATTAACAGAACTAACATACGGGACCCTGCAGCGAAGAATGGCACTTGATTTCTTTTTACAGCCGTTTATTAAATCGAATAAAAAATTAGAAAATTGGGTTCTTCATTTATTGAGATTAACCCTTTATCAGATGGTTTATCTTGATAAAATTCCAGATAGAGCGGCTATTTTTGAAGCAGTTGAGATTGCAAAAAAACGCGGCCACAAAGGAATTTCCGGTATGGTAAATGGTGTGTTAAGAAGTATACAGCGACAGGGTTTACCGTCATTGGCTGAAGTGGCTGACTCCATTGAAAGGCTGTCGATTGAAACAAGCCACCCAAAATGGCTTGTTGAAAGATGGGTAAATCAGTTTGGTTTTGAAAAAACAAAGGAAATGTGCGAAGTGAACCTAACTGTTCCTATGCAAACAGCAAGAGTAAATAGAACAAAAACAACAAGAGCTGATTGTATCAGTCTGCTTATTGATGAGGGATATCAAATCGAGGAAAGCTCGGTTATTCCTGATTCAATTAGAGCATTAAAAGGGAATCTGGCCTCCTCTAAGGCCTTTAAGGATGGTTTGCTTTCTATCCAAGATGAGAGCTCGATGCTTGCTGCCTACGCACTCGGGGCTAAGGAAGATGAAATCGTTCTTGATGCTTGTGCAGCACCAGGAGGAAAAAGTACACATATAGCTGAACGCATGGGGAATTCGGGGGAAGTGGTTTCTCTTGATCTTCATGAACACAAAGTTAAACTAATCAATGATAATTCTAAGCGCTTAGGTTTGGATAATATTAAAACAATCGTAATGGATTCCAGACAAGTAGGGGAACACTTTGAAGAAGAGTCCTTTGATCGGGTGCTGCTTGATGCACCATGCACAGGACTCGGCGTAATGAGAAGAAAGCCTGACATGAAATATACAAAAAAAGAACAGGATATATTCCAGTTAAGTAGTATTCAGCAAAATCTGCTAAAATCTGTATCCGCTTTAGTGAAAAAAGGTGGCGTTCTTGTCTATAGTACGTGTACAGTAGATAAAGAGGAAAATGAAAATACAGTCAAGGTGTTTTTGGAGAATAACCCTCACTTTGAAGAGGATGATACATTCAAGAATCGTATGCCTGAAGCAATTCAACCATTGATTACAGGTGGTTTTTTACAAATTTTCCCTCAAGACTTTGGGTCTGACGGATTCTTTATTGCATGCTTAAGAAAGAAGGTGTAA
- the rlmN gene encoding 23S rRNA (adenine(2503)-C(2))-methyltransferase RlmN codes for MDQLNTTEKKTTLETNKTSIYSLELHMLKEWLTENGEKPFRAEQIFEWLYKKRVTSIEDMSNLSKGLRDKLSANFEITTLKTAIKQTSADGTTKFLFELHDGYSIETVLMRHDYGNSVCVTTQVGCRIGCTFCASTLGGLKRHLEAGEIVAQVVTVQQELDATDERVASVVIMGIGEPFDNYDNMMSFLKIINHDKGLTIGARHITVSTSGIVPKIYQFADENMQINFAISLHAPNTELRSRLMPINKAYKLDDLMKSVRYYIDKTGRRISFEYGLFGGVNDSVEHAEELAGLLKGLKCHVNLIPVNYVPERDYVRTPRDKIFAFEKILKNRGINVTIRREQGSDIDAACGQLRAKERKEETR; via the coding sequence GTGGATCAATTAAACACAACTGAGAAGAAAACAACATTGGAAACAAATAAAACTTCTATTTATTCCCTAGAGCTCCACATGTTAAAGGAATGGCTGACAGAGAATGGTGAAAAACCCTTCCGTGCCGAGCAAATATTTGAATGGCTTTATAAAAAAAGGGTGACTTCAATTGAAGACATGAGCAATTTATCAAAGGGATTGCGCGATAAACTTTCAGCGAACTTCGAAATTACTACACTAAAAACAGCAATTAAACAGACTTCCGCAGATGGAACCACGAAGTTCCTTTTTGAACTTCATGATGGTTATTCCATTGAAACTGTCCTGATGCGTCACGATTATGGCAATTCCGTTTGTGTAACAACTCAGGTTGGCTGCAGAATTGGATGTACATTTTGTGCCTCTACATTAGGAGGATTAAAGCGTCATTTAGAAGCAGGGGAAATCGTTGCTCAAGTAGTGACTGTCCAACAGGAGCTTGATGCAACAGACGAGCGGGTAGCCTCTGTTGTAATAATGGGGATTGGTGAACCATTTGATAATTATGACAATATGATGTCATTCTTAAAAATCATTAATCATGATAAAGGACTTACAATTGGAGCAAGGCATATAACCGTTTCTACGAGTGGGATTGTACCGAAAATATATCAATTTGCTGATGAGAATATGCAAATAAATTTTGCTATTTCCCTTCATGCCCCGAATACTGAATTAAGGTCAAGACTAATGCCGATTAACAAGGCTTATAAACTGGATGACTTAATGAAATCGGTAAGGTACTATATTGATAAGACTGGTCGCCGGATTAGTTTTGAATACGGTCTTTTTGGTGGTGTAAATGATTCGGTAGAACATGCGGAAGAGTTGGCAGGGTTGTTAAAGGGTCTAAAATGCCATGTGAATCTTATTCCTGTTAATTATGTTCCAGAAAGAGATTATGTACGTACACCAAGAGATAAGATTTTTGCTTTTGAGAAAATATTGAAAAATCGTGGTATAAATGTAACTATTCGCCGGGAGCAGGGGTCTGACATTGATGCAGCATGTGGACAACTTCGTGCAAAGGAGCGAAAAGAGGAGACGAGGTGA
- a CDS encoding Stp1/IreP family PP2C-type Ser/Thr phosphatase, with translation MKAVCRTDRGRIRQNNEDSVGTFVNRDGHRLSIVADGMGGHRAGDVASKMTLAHLQEMWEKSEGINTADQAEAWLKAHILQVNKLLFDHSNNNMECEGMGTTIEAVIATNQFSTIAHVGDSRCYILNDIGFQQLTEDHTLVNELVRTGQISKEDAEHHPRKNVILRALGTEQDIKIDIKTIMFEEGDFLLLCSDGLSNKVNENEMVSILQNDESLEQKASTLINLANENGGEDNITLIILEFDAEIELGDEKC, from the coding sequence GTGAAGGCTGTATGTAGAACGGATAGAGGCAGAATCCGACAGAATAATGAAGATAGTGTTGGAACTTTTGTAAATAGAGACGGACATCGCCTTTCCATTGTAGCTGATGGAATGGGCGGCCACCGTGCAGGTGATGTCGCGAGTAAAATGACATTGGCCCATTTACAGGAAATGTGGGAGAAATCTGAAGGAATTAATACAGCTGATCAGGCAGAAGCATGGCTGAAGGCTCATATTTTACAGGTCAATAAGTTATTATTTGATCATTCAAATAACAACATGGAATGTGAAGGGATGGGGACTACAATTGAAGCAGTTATTGCGACCAATCAGTTTTCAACCATTGCTCATGTCGGAGACAGTCGTTGCTATATCTTAAACGATATCGGGTTTCAGCAATTGACAGAAGACCATACGCTAGTAAATGAATTAGTCCGCACCGGACAAATTTCAAAAGAAGATGCAGAGCATCACCCAAGGAAAAATGTCATCCTGCGCGCGTTAGGAACAGAACAAGATATAAAAATTGATATTAAAACAATTATGTTTGAAGAAGGAGATTTTCTTCTTCTATGCTCTGATGGTTTGTCAAATAAGGTAAATGAGAACGAAATGGTTTCGATCCTTCAAAATGATGAATCGCTTGAACAAAAAGCCTCCACACTTATTAATCTTGCTAATGAAAATGGCGGAGAAGATAATATCACCCTTATCATATTAGAGTTCGATGCGGAAATTGAATTAGGTGATGAGAAATGTTAA